One window from the genome of Vallicoccus soli encodes:
- the gnd gene encoding phosphogluconate dehydrogenase (NAD(+)-dependent, decarboxylating) gives MQLGMIGLGRMGANMVRRLTRAGHECVVYDRNAQAVQELAAEGATPADSLEDLAAKLQAPRSVWLMVPAGITGAVAEELARVLEADDTIIDGGNSYYRHAVDRQEALRERGIHHVDCGTSGGVWGLERGYCLMIGGDEDAVTRLRPIFSSLAPGVGDVARTPGRTGEPTPAEEGWLHCGPAGAGHFVKMVHNGIEYAMMAAFGEGLNIIKHANAGRSDVEIDAETAPLSEPKYYQYDIDTTEVAEVWRRGSVVESWLLDLTAQALFEDPDLSRFEGRVADSGEGRWTSIAAIDEGVPAPLLTGALYSRFASRGLDLFANKVLSAQRKGFGGHLEKKPLAKPGDHDQPQAEQ, from the coding sequence GTGCAGCTCGGCATGATCGGACTCGGCCGGATGGGCGCCAACATGGTGCGCCGCCTGACGCGGGCCGGCCACGAGTGCGTCGTCTACGACCGGAACGCCCAGGCGGTGCAGGAGCTCGCGGCCGAGGGGGCGACACCGGCCGATTCGCTGGAGGACCTCGCGGCGAAGCTGCAGGCGCCCCGGTCGGTGTGGCTCATGGTCCCGGCCGGCATCACCGGCGCGGTCGCGGAGGAGCTGGCCCGGGTCCTCGAGGCCGACGACACGATCATCGACGGCGGCAACTCCTACTACCGCCACGCGGTCGACCGGCAGGAGGCGCTGCGCGAGCGCGGCATCCACCACGTCGACTGCGGCACGAGCGGCGGCGTCTGGGGCCTCGAGCGCGGCTACTGCCTCATGATCGGCGGCGACGAGGACGCGGTCACCCGGCTGCGGCCGATCTTCTCCTCGCTCGCCCCGGGCGTCGGCGACGTGGCCCGCACGCCGGGCCGAACCGGCGAGCCCACCCCGGCCGAGGAGGGCTGGCTGCACTGCGGGCCGGCCGGCGCCGGGCACTTCGTGAAGATGGTCCACAACGGCATCGAGTACGCGATGATGGCGGCCTTCGGCGAGGGCCTGAACATCATCAAGCACGCCAACGCCGGGCGCAGCGACGTCGAGATCGACGCCGAGACCGCCCCGCTGTCGGAGCCGAAGTACTACCAGTACGACATCGACACCACCGAGGTCGCCGAGGTCTGGCGCCGCGGCAGCGTGGTCGAGTCGTGGCTGCTCGACCTCACCGCGCAGGCCCTCTTCGAGGACCCGGACCTGTCCCGGTTCGAGGGCCGGGTCGCCGACTCGGGCGAGGGCCGCTGGACCTCGATCGCGGCGATCGACGAGGGCGTGCCGGCGCCGCTGCTCACCGGCGCGCTCTACTCCCGCTTCGCCTCGCGCGGCCTCGACCTCTTCGCCAACAAGGTGCTCTCGGCGCAGCGCAAGGGCTTCGGCGGGCACCTGGAGAAGAAGCCGCTGGCGAAGCCCGGTGACCACGACCAGCCGCAGGCGGAGCAGTGA
- the pgi gene encoding glucose-6-phosphate isomerase: MPVDEVPPRPLGAVGTPAWEALSRHHDDVAGAHLRDLFAQDPSRAREMVVDAADLHLDLSKHRATRETLRLLVEVAEAAGLRERIDAMFAGERINTTEDRAVLHTALRLPRDARLVVDGQDVVADVHEVLDRMASFADAVRGGSWTGATGQRIRTVVNIGIGGSDLGPVMAYEALKHVSDRDLTCRFVSNIDPTDVHESTRDLDPATTLFVVASKTFTTLETLTNARLARAWLVEGLQERHGLSPEDAQAAVAQHFVAVSTAAEKVADFGIDPQNMYGFWDWVGGRYSYASAVGLSLMVAIGPTAFREMLDGFHAMDEHFRTAPFDANAPVLLGLLDVWYTDLFGAETHAVLPYSQYLHRFPAYLQQLTMESNGKSVRLDGSPVRAATGEVWWGEPGTNGQHAFYQLLHQGTRIVPADFIGFVEPVQPLADPEGGAADVHDLFMSNYFAQTAALAFGKTAEEVAADGTDPAVVPHKVMPGNRPTTSILAQRLTPSVLGQLVALYEHTTFVQGVVWGIDSFDQWGVELGKTMARQLVPALTGEAGLDEHDPSTAALVARYRAGRGRV, from the coding sequence GTGCCCGTCGACGAGGTCCCGCCGCGCCCGCTCGGCGCCGTGGGGACGCCCGCATGGGAAGCGCTGTCCCGGCACCACGACGACGTGGCGGGCGCGCACCTGCGCGACCTCTTCGCGCAGGACCCGTCCCGGGCCCGCGAGATGGTCGTCGACGCGGCCGACCTGCACCTCGACCTCAGCAAGCACCGGGCGACCCGCGAGACGCTGCGGCTGCTCGTCGAGGTGGCGGAGGCGGCCGGCCTGCGCGAGCGCATCGACGCGATGTTCGCCGGCGAGCGCATCAACACCACGGAGGACCGCGCGGTCCTGCACACCGCGCTGCGGCTCCCCCGCGACGCCCGGCTCGTCGTCGACGGGCAGGACGTCGTCGCCGACGTGCACGAGGTGCTCGACCGGATGGCCTCCTTCGCCGACGCCGTGCGCGGCGGCTCCTGGACCGGCGCCACCGGGCAGCGCATCCGCACCGTGGTGAACATCGGCATCGGCGGCTCCGACCTCGGCCCCGTCATGGCGTACGAGGCGCTGAAGCACGTCTCCGACCGCGACCTCACGTGCCGGTTCGTGTCGAACATCGACCCCACCGACGTCCACGAGAGCACTCGCGACCTCGACCCCGCGACCACGCTGTTCGTCGTGGCGAGCAAGACCTTCACCACGCTCGAGACGCTCACCAACGCGCGCCTGGCCCGGGCCTGGCTCGTCGAGGGGCTGCAGGAGCGGCACGGCCTGTCCCCCGAGGACGCGCAGGCCGCGGTGGCCCAGCACTTCGTCGCCGTGTCGACGGCTGCGGAGAAGGTCGCCGACTTCGGCATCGACCCGCAGAACATGTACGGCTTCTGGGACTGGGTCGGCGGCCGCTACTCGTACGCCTCCGCGGTCGGCCTGTCCCTCATGGTCGCGATCGGCCCGACGGCCTTCCGCGAGATGCTCGACGGCTTCCACGCGATGGACGAGCACTTCCGCACCGCGCCGTTCGACGCCAACGCGCCCGTGCTGCTCGGCCTGCTCGACGTCTGGTACACGGACCTGTTCGGCGCCGAGACGCACGCGGTGCTGCCCTACTCGCAGTACCTCCACCGCTTCCCGGCCTACCTGCAGCAGCTGACGATGGAGAGCAACGGCAAGTCCGTGCGGCTCGACGGGTCGCCGGTGCGGGCGGCCACCGGCGAGGTCTGGTGGGGCGAGCCGGGCACCAACGGGCAGCACGCGTTCTACCAGCTGCTGCACCAGGGCACCCGCATCGTCCCGGCGGACTTCATCGGCTTCGTCGAGCCGGTCCAGCCGCTGGCCGACCCCGAGGGCGGCGCGGCGGACGTGCACGACCTCTTCATGTCGAACTACTTCGCCCAGACCGCGGCGCTGGCGTTCGGCAAGACCGCCGAGGAGGTGGCCGCCGACGGCACCGACCCGGCGGTCGTCCCGCACAAGGTCATGCCGGGCAACCGCCCGACCACCTCGATCCTGGCCCAGCGGCTGACCCCGTCGGTCCTCGGCCAGCTCGTCGCGCTCTACGAGCACACGACCTTCGTGCAGGGCGTCGTGTGGGGCATCGACTCGTTCGACCAGTGGGGCGTCGAGCTGGGCAAGACCATGGCCAGGCAGCTCGTGCCCGCCCTCACGGGCGAGGCCGGGCTCGACGAGCACGACCCGTCCACCGCCGCGCTCGTCGCCCGCTACCGCGCCGGGCGCGGGCGCGTCTGA